One genomic region from Coleofasciculaceae cyanobacterium encodes:
- a CDS encoding SLC13 family permease, protein MTIFLTLGVVVAALVCFITEWLPVDITALCVAVVLILLGLVTPEEGIAGFGNSATITVMAMFILSAGISRTGVIQVFRDLLLKWGGKSITRQILIMGLLVGPISGFINNTAVVAIFLPIVEEWCKKRGISPSKLLMPLSFVTILGGMITLIGTSTNVLASGIAKDLGYGEFSLFQFTGLGILTFLVGLGYLAFIAPRLLPNRKNPTSDVVSEDYGLEDYVTEVIVTPSSKLIGKTLRSSQIRRDFNVDVLEIIRNGARQAQPVSSIPFSAGDILLVRGKTEDVLKIKTEQSLDILPDLKFNQKNLASELSSEDEGIAEVLILSNSRLIGTTLKDLRFRQRYNLTVLAVRRGEELIRDRLGKVSLRFGDLLLVQGAKQSLLGLQTTRELLVMEQKEPESIRRDKAWIAVGIILGVILLAAFDWLPILVSALVGVMLMIITGCLKPGEVYGAVRWDVIFLLAGLIPLGTAMENSGATKWLADNLLVAGGNFSGYWILLFFFVVTSLLTEILSNNASVVLLIPIAAEVATSLNLNPISMMFAVTFAASNSFMTPIGYQTNTMVYTPGGYKFSDFFRVGAPLNLIMAIVTPLLIVWLYGL, encoded by the coding sequence ATGACTATATTTCTCACCTTGGGGGTGGTCGTTGCTGCCCTAGTCTGTTTTATTACTGAGTGGCTACCTGTAGATATTACAGCTCTTTGTGTGGCAGTAGTATTGATTCTGCTAGGGTTAGTTACTCCCGAGGAAGGCATAGCGGGATTCGGCAACTCTGCTACCATTACCGTTATGGCAATGTTTATTCTCAGTGCAGGTATTAGCCGTACTGGAGTAATCCAAGTCTTTCGAGATTTACTGCTCAAGTGGGGTGGTAAAAGTATTACCCGTCAGATTTTAATCATGGGATTACTCGTCGGACCAATCTCTGGGTTTATCAACAATACAGCGGTGGTGGCTATATTTTTGCCCATTGTCGAAGAATGGTGTAAAAAACGCGGCATATCTCCCTCTAAACTTTTGATGCCCTTATCGTTTGTCACTATTTTAGGCGGGATGATTACCCTAATTGGCACGTCTACCAACGTTCTTGCTAGTGGCATCGCTAAAGATTTAGGTTATGGAGAATTTAGTTTATTTCAGTTTACGGGTTTAGGAATCCTGACATTTTTGGTTGGCTTAGGCTATCTAGCTTTTATTGCGCCCCGTTTGTTGCCTAATCGCAAAAATCCAACTAGCGATGTAGTCAGTGAAGATTATGGTTTGGAAGATTATGTGACCGAAGTTATTGTTACCCCCAGTTCTAAGTTAATTGGCAAGACGCTGCGTTCATCGCAAATACGACGAGATTTTAATGTTGATGTTCTAGAAATAATCAGAAATGGCGCTCGCCAGGCTCAACCAGTATCTAGTATTCCTTTTAGTGCGGGAGATATTTTGCTAGTACGAGGCAAAACCGAGGATGTCTTAAAAATAAAAACCGAACAGAGCTTAGATATTCTGCCAGATCTAAAATTTAATCAAAAAAATCTGGCAAGTGAACTTAGTTCAGAGGATGAAGGTATTGCCGAGGTTTTGATTCTCTCTAACTCTCGTTTAATTGGCACAACCCTCAAAGACTTGAGATTTCGCCAACGCTACAACTTAACTGTGCTAGCGGTTCGTCGAGGCGAAGAATTGATTAGAGATAGACTAGGCAAAGTTAGTCTCAGGTTTGGTGATTTGCTGTTGGTACAGGGCGCCAAACAAAGTTTACTCGGTTTACAAACCACTAGAGAATTACTGGTGATGGAACAAAAAGAACCAGAATCAATCCGTCGAGATAAAGCTTGGATTGCGGTGGGAATTATTCTGGGAGTAATCCTTCTAGCTGCCTTTGACTGGTTGCCGATTTTGGTCAGTGCTTTGGTAGGGGTTATGTTAATGATCATCACGGGCTGCCTAAAACCAGGAGAAGTATATGGTGCAGTGCGTTGGGACGTAATTTTTCTCTTAGCAGGTTTAATTCCTTTGGGTACAGCTATGGAAAACTCTGGCGCAACTAAGTGGCTAGCAGATAATCTCCTAGTAGCAGGGGGAAACTTTAGTGGCTATTGGATTTTGTTATTCTTTTTTGTAGTTACCTCTCTACTAACAGAAATACTTTCTAATAATGCCTCGGTAGTTTTACTGATACCCATTGCAGCAGAAGTAGCCACATCTCTTAATCTCAACCCGATCTCCATGATGTTTGCCGTTACCTTCGCTGCTTCTAATAGCTTTATGACTCCCATTGGCTATCAGACAAACACGATGGTTTATACTCCTGGTGGTTATAAATTTAGCGATTTTTTCCGTGTGGGCGCGCCTTTAAATCTGATCATGGCGATCGTCACACCACTTTTGATTGTGTGGCTTTATGGACTTTAG
- a CDS encoding cation:proton antiporter, whose protein sequence is METFSETIREPIFTFALLLAIIFLVPPIFEKLKLPGLVGLLVAGVVFGSSGLGLLDSKSETMVLLADIGKIYLMFVAGLEIDLEQFKRTKNRSLGFGFATFAVPMIAGTIVGQSFGFSWNTSILIGSLLASHTLLAYPIVKRLGVVNDEAVTVTIGATIFTDIGALLVLAICLGINKGDFTALDLAILLGSLAIYTTVVLVGLDRLGKAFFRRSRNDQSNQFLFVLLALFVASVGAEAIGVEKIVGAFLTGLAVNDVIGEGPVKEKVEFVGSVLFIPIFFVDMGLLLDLKAFEDIFRSIGIPLSILGALFLSKFIAACLAKLAYRYSWQQTITMWSLSLPQVAATLAAALIAFQAQIINENVFNSVILLMLVTSVAGPLITSRAAARLNNKDLPVTESEEESSSVAPLAKGLRVVVPVSNPQTERYLLELASLLTKKNEGQIIPLAIAKAESRLDSPQLNLAVERCQGLLAQALTVTQELDIPAQPELRVEYDIAQGISHASREVDASLIVLGFNNLNSFRSRFFSSITDSVLWSAHCSVAVARLLDSPLKIKRILVPVENLYPAGLRPIRFAQNLMAEGTEITLLHVCPAGTSKERKNHLHKKLETVAKHFLTKATVDIRVTAHNNFVKEVVNVSSTHELVILRSQRQRVGVDSLALGATTKPLLQNLKCSIVLLGDL, encoded by the coding sequence ATGGAAACATTTTCAGAGACGATACGTGAGCCTATTTTCACCTTTGCGCTTTTGTTGGCAATTATTTTCCTGGTACCCCCGATCTTTGAGAAATTAAAGTTGCCTGGATTAGTCGGCCTATTAGTTGCTGGGGTAGTTTTTGGTAGCAGTGGTTTAGGTCTGCTTGATAGTAAATCAGAAACTATGGTGCTACTGGCAGATATTGGCAAGATTTACCTGATGTTTGTGGCGGGGCTAGAAATTGACCTGGAACAGTTTAAGCGCACGAAAAATCGCTCTTTAGGCTTTGGTTTTGCCACTTTTGCTGTACCCATGATTGCTGGCACAATTGTCGGGCAATCGTTTGGTTTTAGCTGGAATACTTCGATTTTAATCGGTTCGCTTTTGGCTTCCCATACTCTGCTGGCATATCCCATTGTCAAACGCTTGGGGGTAGTCAATGACGAAGCAGTTACGGTAACCATTGGCGCGACAATTTTTACCGATATCGGTGCCTTGTTGGTGCTGGCAATTTGTTTGGGAATAAATAAAGGAGATTTTACCGCCCTCGATCTGGCCATATTACTAGGCTCTTTAGCTATTTACACCACAGTCGTTTTAGTTGGCTTAGACCGTTTGGGTAAAGCTTTTTTCCGTCGCTCGCGAAACGACCAGAGTAATCAGTTTCTCTTTGTACTTCTTGCTCTGTTTGTAGCTTCGGTGGGGGCAGAAGCAATTGGAGTCGAAAAAATTGTCGGAGCTTTTTTGACTGGGTTGGCGGTTAACGACGTAATCGGCGAGGGTCCAGTTAAAGAAAAAGTGGAGTTTGTCGGTTCGGTTTTATTTATTCCCATTTTCTTTGTGGATATGGGCTTATTGCTCGATCTCAAAGCGTTTGAAGATATTTTTCGCTCCATTGGTATTCCGCTCTCAATTTTAGGAGCGTTGTTTTTAAGTAAGTTTATCGCAGCTTGTCTGGCTAAACTTGCCTATCGCTACAGTTGGCAACAAACCATAACCATGTGGTCTTTGTCCTTGCCCCAGGTTGCTGCAACCCTAGCTGCGGCTTTAATTGCTTTTCAAGCCCAAATTATCAACGAGAATGTATTTAACAGCGTTATTTTACTGATGCTAGTAACTTCAGTAGCAGGACCTTTGATTACTTCCCGCGCTGCTGCTCGATTAAATAATAAAGATTTACCTGTAACTGAATCAGAAGAAGAATCTAGTTCTGTTGCTCCTTTAGCCAAAGGTTTACGAGTTGTTGTTCCTGTTTCTAACCCTCAAACAGAGCGATATCTTTTGGAGTTGGCATCTTTGTTGACTAAAAAAAATGAAGGGCAAATTATTCCTTTAGCGATCGCTAAAGCCGAATCTCGTTTAGATTCTCCTCAATTAAACCTAGCTGTAGAACGTTGTCAAGGATTACTTGCCCAGGCCTTAACAGTAACTCAAGAACTTGATATTCCTGCTCAGCCAGAATTAAGGGTTGAGTACGATATCGCTCAAGGCATAAGTCATGCAAGTCGGGAAGTTGACGCTAGTTTAATTGTCTTAGGCTTTAACAACCTCAACAGCTTTCGTTCTCGCTTCTTTAGTTCGATTACCGACAGCGTACTCTGGTCAGCTCATTGCTCGGTAGCCGTGGCTCGTCTTTTAGATTCTCCTTTAAAAATTAAACGTATTCTGGTGCCAGTAGAAAACCTTTACCCTGCTGGTTTACGTCCCATACGTTTTGCTCAAAATTTGATGGCAGAAGGCACAGAAATCACCCTACTTCATGTATGTCCTGCTGGTACTTCCAAAGAACGTAAAAATCACCTGCATAAAAAATTAGAAACAGTAGCTAAACATTTCTTGACAAAAGCAACAGTAGATATTCGCGTTACAGCCCATAACAACTTCGTTAAAGAAGTTGTTAACGTTAGCTCAACCCATGAACTAGTAATATTGCGATCGCAACGCCAGCGTGTCGGCGTAGATAGTTTGGCTCTTGGCGCCACCACTAAACCTCTGCTACAAAACTTAAAATGTTCAATTGTTTTGTTAGGAGACTTATGA
- a CDS encoding exopolysaccharide biosynthesis protein, producing MSLKFTQDIQLLLTKLATQPVTLAEILQETAEGGFSLIIGLLVLPFLFPMPPGLSGVMGTGCLVLGIQMAFGRKSPWLPKPIARFQFPSGLSHHLLKNVRRITVRLEKIVRSRWKRVANNPYTWSGNGFCITWLSILLMLPIPFTNPLPAVAILLLAVATLEADGLLMCCGYLLTLVNTIFFGFIGYALWQAPDLLPNLFK from the coding sequence ATGTCTCTCAAATTTACTCAGGATATTCAGCTTTTATTAACCAAACTAGCGACTCAACCAGTAACGCTAGCTGAAATTCTTCAGGAAACTGCCGAGGGAGGTTTTAGTTTAATTATCGGCTTATTAGTTTTACCTTTTTTGTTTCCTATGCCGCCTGGTTTATCTGGGGTAATGGGTACGGGCTGCTTGGTATTGGGAATACAAATGGCATTTGGTAGAAAGTCGCCCTGGCTACCCAAGCCAATAGCTCGGTTCCAATTTCCTAGCGGCTTGAGCCATCATTTACTTAAGAATGTTCGACGTATTACGGTTAGGCTAGAAAAAATTGTGCGCTCGCGTTGGAAGCGAGTCGCCAATAATCCTTATACCTGGAGCGGAAATGGCTTCTGTATAACCTGGCTATCTATCTTGCTGATGTTACCGATCCCTTTTACCAATCCGCTACCTGCCGTGGCAATTTTACTGTTGGCAGTAGCTACTTTAGAAGCAGATGGTTTATTAATGTGCTGCGGCTACCTCTTGACTCTAGTTAATACCATATTTTTCGGTTTTATCGGCTATGCTCTCTGGCAAGCTCCTGATTTATTACCTAATTTATTTAAATAA
- a CDS encoding cation-translocating P-type ATPase codes for MNFPSTSDTATMPQTDEPWHSLSHETATELLQSDRDRGLSAELVYERQQYFGTNELEESGGRSPLTILWDQFTNIMLIMLIAVAIVSAILDWRQQNFPKDAIAIFSIVILNGILGYFQESRAEKALAALKSLSSPQVRVIRDDVTQEIEAKELVPGDIMLLEAGVQIAADGRLLETRNLQIAESTLTGEATAVAKDAAAVLSENASLGDRTNLVFQGTEIVQGRAKAIVTKIGMETEIGRIASMIQSVETEPTPLQQRMTQLGNVLVSGSLALVALVVIVGVLRSGWSAFAELLEISLSMAVAVVPEGLPAVVTVTLAIGTQKMIRRQALIRKLPAVETLGSVTTICSDKTGTLTQNKMVVQKVYTASYHFSVTGEGYEPSGTFYCQDNNQIEIETEVKKLFLACVLCNDALLQHSRNLAERTTEWSILGDPTEGALLTLAGKIGLFKEEVKDTMPRQEEFPFDSERKRMSVIVANDQNNELPYLMFTKGSTELILERCERIFINDSPQLINDSQRQQILETNDHLASIGLRILGFAYKPLAKIPAASTENESEQGLIWLGLVGMLDAPRVEVELAVQRCKQAGIRPVMITGDHPLTAMAIAAKLDIASLSDSSLIGQELEAMSTEELERVVERISVYARVAPEHKLRIVKALQKRGEFVAMTGDGVNDAPALKQADIGIAMGITGTDVSKEASDMILLDDNFATIVAATEEGRVVYDNIRRFIKYILGSNIGEVLVIAAAPLLGLGGVPLSPLQILWMNLVTDGLPALALALEPAEPNVMRRTPYNPKESIFARGLGWYMVRIGIIFAIITIVLMVWSYNYSRIDGNPERWKTMVFTTLCLAQMGHALAVRSNTRLTIEMNPFSNLYVLGAVTLTTVLQLLLIYVEPLRNFFNTHLLSPTELAICFGFSMLMFVWIEMEKLFQRWFLSRK; via the coding sequence ATGAATTTTCCTAGTACTTCTGATACGGCTACCATGCCTCAGACTGATGAGCCCTGGCACTCACTAAGCCATGAAACAGCTACCGAATTATTGCAAAGCGATCGCGATCGCGGCTTGAGTGCCGAACTTGTTTACGAAAGACAGCAATATTTTGGTACAAATGAACTAGAAGAGTCTGGAGGGCGCAGTCCTTTAACTATTCTCTGGGATCAGTTTACCAACATCATGTTAATCATGCTGATTGCCGTGGCGATAGTTTCAGCTATTTTAGATTGGCGTCAGCAGAACTTTCCCAAAGATGCAATCGCCATTTTTAGCATCGTAATTTTAAACGGTATTTTAGGATATTTCCAAGAAAGTCGCGCGGAAAAAGCCTTAGCTGCCCTCAAAAGTCTTTCTTCTCCTCAAGTGAGAGTAATTCGCGATGATGTTACTCAAGAGATTGAGGCTAAGGAACTAGTCCCAGGAGATATCATGCTGCTAGAAGCAGGAGTACAAATTGCTGCTGATGGGCGTTTACTAGAAACCCGTAACCTACAAATTGCCGAGTCTACCCTGACAGGAGAAGCTACTGCCGTTGCCAAAGATGCTGCTGCGGTATTAAGCGAAAATGCTTCTTTAGGCGATCGCACTAATTTAGTCTTTCAAGGTACCGAAATCGTCCAGGGCAGAGCCAAAGCGATCGTCACCAAAATAGGGATGGAGACAGAGATCGGGCGGATTGCTTCGATGATTCAATCTGTGGAAACCGAACCTACCCCTCTACAGCAGAGAATGACCCAACTAGGCAATGTGCTGGTTAGTGGTTCATTGGCATTGGTGGCTTTAGTAGTTATTGTTGGGGTATTGCGCTCAGGATGGTCAGCTTTTGCTGAACTGCTGGAAATATCTTTAAGTATGGCGGTGGCTGTTGTCCCAGAAGGATTGCCTGCGGTAGTGACTGTAACGTTGGCGATTGGCACGCAAAAAATGATCCGTCGTCAGGCTTTGATCCGTAAACTGCCTGCGGTGGAAACTTTGGGTTCGGTAACTACTATTTGTTCCGATAAAACAGGAACTTTGACCCAAAACAAAATGGTGGTGCAGAAAGTTTATACAGCTTCTTATCACTTCAGCGTTACGGGGGAAGGGTACGAACCATCGGGAACATTCTACTGTCAAGATAACAACCAAATTGAAATTGAAACTGAAGTCAAAAAGTTATTTTTGGCTTGTGTACTGTGCAACGATGCTTTGCTGCAACACTCGCGCAACCTTGCTGAAAGAACTACAGAGTGGTCAATTCTGGGCGATCCAACTGAAGGTGCATTATTAACCTTAGCTGGCAAAATAGGCTTGTTTAAAGAAGAAGTCAAGGATACAATGCCTCGCCAGGAAGAATTTCCCTTTGATTCTGAACGCAAGCGAATGTCAGTCATTGTGGCTAATGACCAAAATAATGAATTACCCTACTTGATGTTTACCAAAGGCTCGACAGAGTTAATTTTAGAACGGTGCGAGCGCATTTTTATCAACGATAGCCCCCAATTAATTAACGATTCCCAGAGGCAACAGATTCTCGAAACCAATGACCATCTAGCAAGCATCGGTCTGAGAATATTGGGCTTCGCCTACAAACCCCTGGCGAAAATTCCCGCTGCCAGTACAGAAAACGAAAGTGAACAAGGTCTAATCTGGTTAGGACTAGTGGGAATGCTCGATGCACCCCGCGTTGAAGTAGAATTAGCCGTACAACGGTGTAAACAGGCGGGTATACGTCCCGTGATGATTACTGGCGATCATCCTTTAACCGCTATGGCGATCGCTGCTAAATTAGATATTGCTAGCCTTAGCGACTCTTCTTTAATCGGACAAGAATTAGAAGCAATGTCTACAGAAGAGTTAGAACGAGTAGTAGAAAGGATTAGCGTCTATGCCCGCGTTGCCCCCGAACATAAATTACGCATCGTCAAAGCCCTACAAAAGCGTGGTGAATTTGTGGCAATGACGGGGGATGGAGTGAACGACGCTCCTGCCCTCAAGCAAGCTGACATCGGTATCGCTATGGGTATTACGGGAACGGATGTTAGTAAAGAAGCTAGCGATATGATTTTGCTAGACGATAATTTTGCCACTATAGTTGCCGCCACCGAAGAAGGTAGAGTAGTTTACGATAACATCCGTCGCTTTATTAAATATATTTTGGGTAGTAATATTGGTGAAGTGCTGGTTATTGCAGCAGCTCCCTTGCTGGGCTTGGGTGGCGTTCCTCTTTCTCCTTTACAAATTCTCTGGATGAACCTAGTCACCGATGGTTTACCTGCCCTTGCTTTGGCATTAGAACCAGCCGAACCTAATGTCATGCGCCGTACTCCCTATAACCCTAAAGAGAGTATTTTTGCTCGTGGTTTGGGGTGGTATATGGTTAGAATCGGGATTATCTTTGCCATAATTACCATAGTGCTAATGGTTTGGTCTTATAACTACAGTAGGATTGATGGGAATCCTGAGCGCTGGAAAACTATGGTCTTTACTACCTTATGCCTAGCGCAAATGGGTCACGCTCTGGCAGTTCGCTCAAATACCCGGTTAACTATTGAAATGAATCCTTTTTCTAACCTGTATGTCTTAGGTGCGGTAACTTTGACTACTGTTTTACAACTGCTGCTAATTTACGTTGAACCACTACGCAATTTCTTTAACACTCATTTACTTAGCCCTACAGAGCTAGCAATTTGTTTTGGTTTTAGTATGCTGATGTTTGTCTGGATTGAAATGGAAAAACTTTTCCAACGCTGGTTTTTATCTCGCAAATAA
- a CDS encoding transporter, producing MQLSKIPSLALLGAIAMVISSSDRVLAVDHNNIDANRPLNFDDADSIGFREQAIDLGAALIIPEGKSVGGEFEIEYLYGFAPNTHFNIGIDPSIEEEDNETEFNIGDLSVGALHNFNREYNNTPALAIRGDAAFPTGRDSRGVDFRLRGIASKTVGQYNRLHLNLDANFTTATEDNERSFVPGAILGYSRPIGYPENFTRTFLAEAAIRASEVEDDDAVVSLGIGLRQQIGYQSVLDLGLQGDIAGEEGDRNELRLVAGYSFAF from the coding sequence ATGCAGTTATCAAAAATTCCTTCCTTAGCGTTGCTAGGTGCGATCGCTATGGTCATTTCGTCAAGCGATCGCGTCCTAGCTGTGGATCATAATAATATTGATGCTAATCGTCCTCTTAATTTCGATGATGCCGACTCCATTGGTTTTCGCGAACAAGCAATAGATTTAGGCGCAGCTTTAATTATTCCCGAAGGAAAATCTGTTGGGGGTGAATTTGAAATCGAGTATCTTTATGGTTTTGCCCCCAACACTCATTTCAATATCGGCATCGATCCTAGTATTGAAGAAGAGGACAACGAAACAGAATTTAATATCGGCGATCTCTCCGTAGGAGCTTTACATAATTTTAACCGCGAATATAATAATACTCCTGCTTTGGCGATTCGAGGCGACGCTGCTTTTCCTACGGGAAGAGATTCTCGAGGCGTAGATTTTCGTCTGCGGGGTATTGCGAGTAAAACTGTTGGGCAATATAACCGTTTACATCTTAATTTAGATGCTAATTTTACTACTGCTACCGAAGACAATGAACGGTCGTTTGTGCCTGGGGCGATCCTGGGTTATTCTCGACCAATAGGTTATCCTGAAAACTTTACCCGTACTTTTTTAGCCGAAGCCGCAATAAGAGCTAGTGAAGTAGAAGATGATGATGCAGTAGTTTCTTTAGGAATAGGATTGCGTCAACAAATAGGTTATCAAAGCGTTCTCGATCTGGGATTGCAGGGAGACATTGCAGGAGAAGAAGGCGATCGCAACGAATTACGTTTAGTGGCTGGTTATTCCTTTGCTTTTTAA
- a CDS encoding cation:proton antiporter has protein sequence MIIFAVFSQGFEPVKDPVAVFLIILAIMLVAPLVFERLRLPGIVGLILAGVIVGPEGLGLLERSSNIILLGTIGLLFLMFMAGLETSLDDLKDNGDKAIVFGLATFVAPMVLGTAAMMLLGYGWLAAVLVASCFASHTLLALPVLSKLGIMRASAVNVTLGGTLITNVLALLVLAVVVKAYEGQLTLSFWLFLIPALALYTFATLWGVPKIGRWFFHKFGHDESAEFIFVLATLFVVSYIAGLIEVEPIIGAFLAGIALTPLIPQLSPLMNRIQFIGNTLFVPFFLISVGMLIDPLILIREPRSLVIAAVMIGAELISKFVAAWGAGKWFGYKFESVMVMFGLSLAQAASTLAAITVAYEIELVDRTTVNGIVAMILFTCIASPLVTQRWGRQITTAEKIPDSQNRTKVLAQRVLVPVANPNNEDNLLNLALILAKTADGTLLPLNVLSDREGTVSPEARIQQRQLLETAETLAHAANASVETIGRVDDAIYRGIVRTAIERDASLVVCGWKGYSTYQDNFLGSTIDNVALQLSIPVLIAHFVQPIANSERVFLAITKRQALSEEFEQTLSIAKMLASELKTSLEVLIVVSKKQAQLSPQELANLNSPTLIGQAQGNFIKEVSQKIYKNDLLLLPVKTAQARIRGRSVVGTIPTAIARSHEDISVVIVHFPLSG, from the coding sequence ATGATAATTTTTGCGGTTTTTTCTCAGGGTTTTGAACCAGTTAAGGACCCTGTGGCCGTTTTTTTAATAATTTTGGCAATTATGCTAGTTGCACCTCTAGTATTTGAAAGATTGCGTCTTCCTGGTATTGTTGGCTTAATTTTAGCTGGAGTAATCGTCGGGCCAGAAGGTTTGGGATTATTAGAAAGAAGCAGCAACATTATCTTACTAGGTACGATTGGTCTATTGTTTTTAATGTTTATGGCTGGTCTAGAAACCAGCCTGGACGATCTCAAAGACAATGGAGATAAGGCGATAGTTTTTGGTCTGGCTACCTTTGTTGCCCCGATGGTTTTGGGTACGGCTGCAATGATGCTGTTGGGATACGGTTGGTTAGCAGCGGTACTGGTGGCTTCTTGTTTTGCCTCTCATACTTTGCTGGCTTTGCCTGTGCTGAGCAAATTAGGGATTATGCGGGCTTCTGCGGTCAACGTTACCCTCGGGGGAACTTTAATTACCAATGTTTTAGCCTTATTAGTGTTAGCAGTAGTAGTTAAAGCTTATGAAGGACAGCTTACTCTAAGTTTTTGGTTGTTTCTCATTCCCGCTTTGGCTCTCTACACTTTTGCTACCCTGTGGGGTGTCCCCAAAATTGGACGGTGGTTCTTTCATAAATTTGGACATGATGAGAGTGCCGAATTTATCTTTGTTCTGGCAACTTTGTTTGTGGTTTCGTACATTGCCGGTTTAATTGAAGTCGAGCCAATTATTGGGGCATTTTTAGCAGGAATTGCTTTAACTCCTCTGATTCCTCAATTAAGCCCCTTGATGAATCGAATTCAGTTTATTGGCAATACTTTATTTGTGCCATTTTTTCTGATTTCGGTAGGGATGTTGATCGATCCTCTAATCTTAATCCGTGAACCCAGATCTTTAGTTATTGCAGCGGTGATGATTGGGGCAGAGTTAATTAGTAAATTTGTTGCTGCTTGGGGTGCGGGGAAATGGTTTGGCTATAAATTCGAGAGCGTTATGGTCATGTTTGGACTATCGCTCGCTCAGGCTGCTTCGACTTTAGCTGCTATTACTGTGGCCTACGAAATAGAACTGGTTGACCGTACTACGGTAAATGGTATTGTGGCAATGATTCTTTTTACCTGTATTGCTTCTCCTTTGGTAACACAAAGGTGGGGGCGGCAAATTACAACTGCCGAAAAAATTCCCGACTCGCAAAACCGAACCAAAGTTTTAGCCCAAAGGGTTTTAGTTCCTGTAGCCAACCCTAATAACGAAGATAATCTGTTAAATTTGGCGCTCATTTTAGCTAAAACAGCTGATGGAACTTTATTACCTCTAAACGTTTTGAGCGATCGCGAGGGAACTGTTTCCCCAGAAGCAAGAATACAACAGCGACAGCTACTAGAAACAGCCGAAACCCTAGCTCATGCTGCTAATGCGAGTGTAGAAACCATTGGTAGAGTAGACGATGCCATCTATCGCGGTATCGTACGTACGGCGATCGAACGGGATGCTAGTCTGGTAGTCTGTGGTTGGAAGGGTTATTCTACTTATCAAGACAATTTCCTCGGTAGTACGATCGATAATGTGGCATTGCAATTATCAATCCCCGTTTTAATCGCTCACTTTGTTCAACCCATTGCCAACTCTGAAAGGGTATTTTTAGCTATCACCAAAAGGCAAGCACTGTCAGAGGAATTTGAGCAAACTTTGAGTATTGCCAAAATGCTAGCTAGCGAACTTAAAACCAGTCTCGAAGTATTAATCGTAGTTAGCAAAAAGCAAGCTCAACTGTCTCCCCAAGAATTAGCGAACCTAAATTCTCCAACTTTAATTGGTCAAGCCCAAGGCAACTTTATTAAAGAAGTTTCTCAAAAGATTTATAAAAACGACTTACTACTCTTACCAGTCAAAACTGCGCAGGCAAGAATTCGCGGTCGTTCAGTTGTTGGCACTATCCCCACAGCGATCGCCCGTTCCCATGAGGATATTTCGGTGGTGATCGTTCACTTTCCTTTGAGTGGTTAA